The DNA region tcaagaaaGATAAGAATGTAGTGAAGGCTTGTTGATGGTTGGACTTGGGAAATGTGTTGTATATATAGATGCACAAGAAATGCTTGTGTCCCTTTGGAAATCACAGAAATGTTGACAAATGCAGGCTTTGACGTTTGAAGAAACACAAGCACATGAGAAATCACATGGATTTGTCCATCAATGTTTAAGCAATAAAATGAAGATTTTTGATGAATTGAATGCATTGTTTGTTGCCATAGTTATCTCACACCACATATATATCTGTTGTTGCTTCAATAAAATCTCTAGACAAATCCATGTGATTGTGTTTTTAACTTAGTCCCATTTTGCATACCTACCTATGTTTTCTTCTGTCCATAGAAGCAAAAACGTCTTAAATTATGGCTTTTCTTCTGTCCAAATTTCATTATGTGGCCATGGCTTGTTGCCATAGTTGGTTAGATAACATTATCTCACACCACATATATCTTGTTGCTTCAAGAAAATCCCAAAACAAATCCATGTGCTTATGCTTTCAACTTAGGCATCATGCCCCATTTGCATATCTACTTGttctcttcatttttcatttCGATATACCATTTCTGAAAAGTCTATTTATACATAACAAATTTCTTCATTGCTCCCATCATCAACTCTTACACCATAAAAACTTGAGATTCTCTCCCACAAAAAGTTTCTCACTTCAGCTCAGTTTCATACAAGAATGGCAGTGCGACAAATGCTGAGACGGTCTTTATCTAGCGAGAGAAGATCAGCTTCCTCAAGAAATGAGGTCTCAAAGGGCCATGTTGCTGTCTATGTTGGGGAGAGTGAGAAGAAGCGTTTTGTTGTTCCACTCTCGTACTTGAACCACCCCTCGTTTCAAGAATTGTTATTTCAAGCTGAGGAGGAATTTGGATTCCGTCACCCCATGGGCAGCCTCACCATCCCTTGCAGCCAGGACACATTCATTGACGTCGTCTCTGGCTTGAGAAGCACATGATATACACTAGCCATGTTTTTAGAAAAGCACATTTTTGTAGATCAGAATTTAGAAATGTATGTAATGA from Salvia splendens isolate huo1 chromosome 9, SspV2, whole genome shotgun sequence includes:
- the LOC121749852 gene encoding auxin-responsive protein SAUR21-like produces the protein MAVRQMLRRSLSSERRSASSRNEVSKGHVAVYVGESEKKRFVVPLSYLNHPSFQELLFQAEEEFGFRHPMGSLTIPCSQDTFIDVVSGLRST